A region of Channa argus isolate prfri chromosome 8, Channa argus male v1.0, whole genome shotgun sequence DNA encodes the following proteins:
- the slc10a4 gene encoding sodium/bile acid cotransporter 4 — protein sequence MKNSSLLGSDAPNAGLVDFLMSDTLKQGVGSPEDGVLAGLGVASGAIFLEDPAFRTAAGAEFIAAPRTESPHLMPAFWDSPLSHGINVFVGLVLCFTMLGLGCTVDVSQLGEHIRRPIGVLLALVCQFVIMPLVAFLLALAFSLDDVAAMAVLLCGCCPGGNLSNIMSLLVHGEMNLSIIMTISSTLLALVLMPLCLWIYSRAWINTPVVNLMPFGAIILTLCSTLIPIGLGVMLRYRHTRVADIVLKASLWSLLVTLVMLFILTGAMLGPELLSTIPPSVYVVAILMPLCGYAAGYGLAVLFSLPPNSCRSVSLETGCQNVQLCTAILKLAFPPQLMGGMYMFPLLYALFQAAEAGIFILAYRMYRKEVLNKPDPMGIGKDTDVTYQRFHDDDFDSSYGAVTVSDPNTIMLDPCPPDPTPV from the exons ATGAAAAACTCAAGCCTGCTGGGGAGCGACGCACCAAACGCTGGCTTGGTAGATTTCCTTATGTCGGACACTTTGAAGCAAGGTGTGGGTTCTCCGGAGGACGGAGTCCTGGCTGGATTAGGAGTGGCCAGTGGTGCCATCTTCCTAGAAGACCCGGCATTCAGGACCGCAGCTGGAGCCGAGTTTATAGCCGCCCCTCGGACGGAATCCCCTCACCTGATGCCTGCCTTCTGGGATTCCCCGCTCAGTCACGGAATCAATGTATTTGTGGGACTTGTCTTGTGCTTCACTATGCTGGGGCTGGGCTGCACGGTGGACGTTAGCCAGCTTGGAGAACACATCCGCAGACCCATCGGGGTGCTGCTGGCTCTGGTGTGTCAGTTTGTTATCATGCCCTTAGTGGCCTTTCTGTTGGCTTTAGCCTTCTCTCTGGATGATGTGGCAGCGATGGCTGTTCTTCTCTGTGGCTGCTGTCCTGGAGGAAACCTGTCAAATATCATGTCTCTGCTTGTGCACGGAGAGATGAATCTAAG CATCATCATGACCATATCGTCCACTCTGCTTGCGCTCGTGCTGATGCCCCTGTGTCTGTGGATCTACAGCCGGGCCTGGATCAACACACCTGTGGTAAATCTCATGCCCTTCGGCGCCATCATCCTGACCCTGTGCAGCACTCTCATCCCCATTGGCTTAGGAGTTATGCTGAGGTATCGCCACACGCGTGTGGCTGACATCGTTTTAAAG GCTTCCCTGTGGTCTCTGTTGGTCACCCTTGTGATGCTGTTCATCTTGACTGGAGCGATGCTGGGACCTGAGCTCCTCTCCACCATCCCACCTTCTGTCTACGTGGTGGCCATTCTAATGCCTTTGTGCGGCTACGCTGCAGGTTACGGCCTGGCCGTGCTCTTCAGCCTGCCGCCAAACAGCTGCAGGTCAGTCTCGCTGGAGACAGGGTGTCAGAATGTGCAGCTGTGCACCGCCATACTGAAGCTGGCCTTTCCACCCCAGCTGATGGGGGGGATGTACATGTTCCCTCTGCTGTATGCCTTGTTCCAAGCAGCGGAGGCAGGCATTTTCATCTTGGCCTACAGGATGTATAGGAAGGAGGTGCTGAACAAACCAGATCCCATGGGGATTGGGAAGGACACGGATGTAACATATCAAAGGTTTCATGACGATGACTTTGACTCATCGTATGGTGCTGTGACAGTGAGTGACCCAAACACCATCATGCTGGACCCCTGCCCTCCTGATCCAACTCCTGTCTAA
- the zar1 gene encoding zygote arrest protein 1, protein MAAYGDEPVDSYFYSSYNPYQGRYARAKDARWKYESYLSQYGDTSDAFNNQQRAQLKSILSQINPKLTPRLRKANTKDVAVQVNPKRDASVQCSIGPRTLLAMKRDFRRKRRPEQSGGGSSGSPKAAVGVRYPRTLAVYSPIAYRSVTSFLVDENNNNKESSCGEAQAGGSTGDLPESAGKSDLKKTEDGETEKVTDQQKKVKQVKTESVQPTTERSEGKARVRFQFLEQKYGYYHCRECNLRWESAYVWCVQGTNKVYFKQYCRKCQKDFNPYRVEDITCHTCNKARCSCAITQRHVDPKRPHRQDLCGRCKGKRLSCDSTFSFKYII, encoded by the exons ATGGCAGCGTACGGTGACGAACCAGTTGACAGCTATTTCTATTCATCTTACAACCCTTACCAGGGCAGATACGCCAGGGCTAAAGACGCCAGGTGGAAATATGAAAGTTACCTGTCCCAATATGGGGACACCTCTGACGCCTTCAACAACCAGCAGCGCGCCCAGCTCAAGTCCATCTTATCTCAGATTAACCCCAAACTTACCCCGAGGCTCAGGAAGGCCAACACCAAGGATGTGGCGGTGCAGGTCAACCCGAAGAGAGACGCCTCGGTGCAGTGCTCCATCGGCCCCCGGACCCTCCTGGCCATGAAGCGTGACTTCCGGCGCAAGAGAAGGCCGGAGCAGagcggcggcggcagcagcGGCAGCCCCAAGGCGGCGGTCGGTGTGCGATACCCCCGCACCCTCGCGGTGTATTCACCCATCGCCTACAGAAGCGTCACCTCCTTCCTGGTCGACgagaacaacaataataaagaaTCTTCTTGTGGTGAGGCGCAGGCCGGAGGGTCAACCGGTGACCTGCCCGAGTCCGCGGGGAAAAGCGACCTGAAGAAGACTGAGGACGGAGAGACTGAAAAGGTCACAGATCAGCAGAAAAAGGTCAAACAGGTGAAGACTGAGAGCGTGCAGCCAACTACCGAGAGATCAGAAGGCAAGGCGCGTGTCCGCTTCCAG TTTCTGGAACAAAAATATGGATATTATCACTGCAGAGAATGCAATCTACGGTGGGAGAGTGCCTATGTGTGGTGTGTTCAGGGCACCAACAAG GTTTACTTCAAACAGTACTGTAGGAAATGCCAAAAGGACTTCAACCCTTACCGTGTTGAGGATATCACATGTCAT ACTTGCAACAAAGCACGTTGTTCCTGTGCAATAACGCAACGCCATGTCGACCCCAAACGGCCCCACAGACAGGACCTGTGCGGCAGATGCAAAGGCAAGCGGCTCTCCTGCGACAGCACTTTCAGCTTCAAATACATCATTTAA